A genomic segment from Gracilinanus agilis isolate LMUSP501 chromosome 1, AgileGrace, whole genome shotgun sequence encodes:
- the FAM110B gene encoding protein FAM110B, whose product MPTETLQTGSMVKPVSPAVTFTSAVPLRILNKGPDYFRRQAEPNPKRLSAVERLEADKAKYVKSQEVINAKQEPVKPAVLAKPPVCPAAKRALGSPTLKVFNNNAKTESGMQRENLKLEILKNIINSSEGSSSGSGHKHSTRNWPPHRSDSAELNRHSFAESLKVYPTQGRSSPQESNSNVSRRLLEHSAESFLHVSHSSSDIRKVTSVKPLKAIPCSSSAPPLPPKPKVAAIATMKSPEIDPIEPSSCGVSRRPSLQRSKSDLSDRYFRVDADVERFFNYCGLDPEELENLGMENFARANSDIISLNFRSASMISSDCEQSQDSNSDLRNDDSANDRVPYGISAIERNARIIKWLYSIKQARESQKVSHV is encoded by the coding sequence ATGCCTACAGAGACACTTCAGACAGGTAGCATGGTGAAACCTGTCAGTCCAGCCGTTACGTTCACATCTGCGGTCCCCCTCCGCATCCTGAACAAAGGACCAGATTATTTTCGCAGGCAAGCGGAGCCTAATCCCAAAAGACTTAGTGCGGTggaaagactagaagctgataagGCAAAATATGTAAAGAGCCAAGAGGTCATCAATGCCAAACAGGAACCTGTGAAGCCAGCTGTGCTCGCAAAGCCACCTGTCTGCCCCGCTGCAAAGCGAGCACTGGGCAGCCCGACCCTGAAAGTGTTTAACAACAATGCAAAGACTGAGAGTGGTATGCAGAGGGAGAACTTAAAACTTGAgatactgaaaaatattattaatagttcTGAAGGCTCCAGCTCAGGTTCAGGTCACAAACACAGTACCAGAAACTGGCCACCCCACAGATCGGATTCAGCAGAACTAAACCGACACTCATTTGCAGAATCCCTAAAAGTTTACCCCACCCAAGGTCGGAGCAGTCCTCAAGAGAGCAACTCAAATGTCAGCAGAAGGCTGTTAGAACACTCAGCGGAGTCCTTCCTGCACGTTTCCCATAGCTCATCAGACATTCGCAAAGTGACTAGTGTGAAACCTTTAAAAGCAATACCTTGCAGTAGTTCGGCACCGCCGCTGCCCCCCAAACCTAAGGTTGCTGCCATTGCCACAATGAAATCTCCCGAAATTGACCCAATAGAACCCTCCAGTTGTGGAGTCAGCCGGAGACCCTCCCTGCAACGGTCCAAATCAGACTTGAGTGACAGATACTTTCGTGTGGACGCCGATGTGGAGAGATTCTTTAACTACTGTGGCTTGGATCCTGAAGAACTTGAAAACCTTGGGATGGAGAACTTTGCAAGGGCTAACTCCGATATAATATCCCTCAACTTTCGCAGTGCAAGCATGATCAGCTCAGACTGTGAACAGTCTCAGGACAGCAACAGCGACCTTAGAAATGACGACAGTGCCAATGACCGCGTGCCATATGGCATTTCTGCAATTGAGAGAAATGCCCGAATCATCAAGTGGTTGTATAGCATCAAGCAAGCAAGAGAGTCACAGAAAGTATCTCATGTGTGA